One Orrella dioscoreae genomic window carries:
- a CDS encoding DUF3579 domain-containing protein, with protein sequence MTQNVRQFILHGVTQDGHRFRPSDWAERLAGVMASFRPPGAAGNHLTYSPYVVPVLIDGERCVVVDQRLRDLEPLAWKFVMDFARDNGLKTSERTV encoded by the coding sequence ATGACACAGAACGTCAGGCAATTCATTCTTCACGGCGTCACGCAGGACGGCCACCGCTTTCGCCCCAGCGACTGGGCGGAACGGCTGGCGGGCGTGATGGCTTCGTTCCGGCCTCCCGGCGCGGCGGGCAACCACCTGACCTATTCGCCCTATGTCGTTCCCGTCCTCATCGACGGCGAGCGCTGCGTGGTGGTGGATCAGCGCTTGCGCGACCTCGAGCCGCTGGCCTGGAAGTTCGTGATGGATTTCGCCCGCGACAACGGGCTCAAGACCAGCGAACGCACGGTCTAG
- the argG gene encoding argininosuccinate synthase yields the protein MSTILPHLPSGQKVGIAFSGGLDTSAALLWMRKKGAVPYAYTANLGQPDEPDYEEIPRRAKEYGAENARLIDCRKQLVAEGIAALQSGAFHISTAGITYFNTTPIGRAVTGTMLVAAMKEDDVNIWGDGSTFKGNDIERFYRYGLLTNPELKIYKPWLDQTFIDELGGRAEMSEYMRAAGFDYKMSSEKAYSTDSNMLGATHEAKDLEYLSSGIRIVQPIMGVAFWREDVAIKAETVSVRFEEGQPVALNGVEYADPVELMLEANRIGGRHGLGMSDQIENRIIEAKSRGIYEAPGMALLFAAYERLVTGIHNEDTIEQYRDHGRKLGRLLYQGRWFDPQAIMLRETAQRWVARAITGEVTLELRRGNDYSILDTTSPNLTYQPERLTMEKGESMFSPRDRIGQLTLRNLDIVDTRDKLVTYVKAGLLAPTSGSALPQLKDGNDKS from the coding sequence ATGAGCACTATCCTCCCCCATCTTCCTTCCGGCCAAAAGGTCGGCATCGCCTTCTCGGGCGGCCTCGACACCAGCGCAGCGCTGCTGTGGATGCGCAAGAAGGGAGCGGTGCCGTACGCCTACACGGCGAACCTGGGCCAGCCCGACGAGCCCGACTACGAAGAAATCCCGCGACGCGCCAAGGAATACGGCGCGGAGAACGCCCGCCTGATCGACTGCCGCAAGCAGCTGGTGGCTGAAGGCATTGCGGCCCTGCAAAGCGGCGCCTTCCACATCTCGACGGCCGGCATCACCTACTTCAACACCACCCCCATCGGCCGTGCCGTCACCGGCACGATGCTGGTGGCCGCCATGAAGGAAGACGACGTCAACATCTGGGGCGACGGCAGCACCTTCAAGGGCAACGACATCGAGCGTTTCTACCGCTACGGCCTGCTGACCAACCCGGAACTGAAGATCTACAAGCCCTGGCTGGACCAGACCTTCATCGACGAGCTGGGCGGCCGCGCGGAAATGTCCGAGTACATGCGCGCTGCCGGCTTCGACTACAAGATGTCGAGCGAGAAAGCCTACTCCACCGACTCGAACATGCTGGGCGCCACGCATGAAGCCAAGGACCTGGAGTACCTGAGCTCCGGCATCCGCATCGTGCAGCCCATCATGGGCGTCGCGTTCTGGCGCGAAGACGTCGCCATCAAGGCTGAAACCGTCAGCGTGCGCTTCGAGGAAGGCCAGCCGGTCGCCCTGAACGGCGTCGAATACGCCGACCCGGTCGAACTGATGCTGGAAGCCAACCGCATCGGCGGGCGTCACGGCCTGGGCATGAGCGACCAGATCGAGAACCGTATCATCGAAGCCAAGAGCCGCGGCATCTACGAAGCCCCGGGCATGGCGCTGCTGTTCGCCGCCTACGAGCGCCTGGTCACCGGCATCCACAACGAAGACACCATCGAGCAGTACCGCGACCACGGCCGCAAGCTGGGCCGCCTGCTGTACCAGGGCCGCTGGTTCGACCCGCAAGCCATCATGCTGCGCGAAACGGCCCAGCGCTGGGTGGCCCGCGCCATCACCGGCGAGGTCACGCTGGAACTGCGCCGTGGCAACGACTACTCGATCCTGGACACCACCTCGCCCAACCTGACCTACCAGCCCGAGCGCCTGACCATGGAAAAGGGCGAATCGATGTTCTCGCCGCGCGACCGCATCGGCCAACTCACCCTGCGCAACCTCGACATCGTCGACACGCGCGACAAGCTGGTCACCTATGTAAAGGCGGGCCTGCTGGCCCCCACCTCCGGCTCGGCCCTGCCGCAGCTGAAGGACGGCAACGACAAGTCCTGA
- a CDS encoding helix-turn-helix transcriptional regulator: MRNLARNRGELAAFLRARRERLSPAEAGLPASTRRRTPGLRREEVAALAGVGLTWYTWLEQGREIGVSSAFLDNLARVLKLDAAERRHLYLLAHERPPAESGKTWCVVPPPILRLMHDLAPHAAFVLNLRWDVLASNAAANTLFGYDRHAPARRNLLWLLYTDPALRETLVDWDAEAPRMLSSFRRDYARATQEADILALLAELEKVSPEFKQGWRQHDDVHAPCAGVRRLRVAGKAEPFEHSTLTIDADRHLRLVVYARQEA, from the coding sequence ATGCGTAACCTCGCTCGCAACCGGGGCGAACTGGCCGCCTTTCTTCGCGCGCGCCGCGAGCGGCTTTCGCCCGCCGAAGCCGGGCTGCCCGCCTCGACCCGCCGCCGCACCCCCGGGCTGCGCCGCGAGGAAGTCGCGGCCCTGGCCGGGGTCGGGCTCACCTGGTACACCTGGCTGGAACAGGGACGCGAGATCGGCGTCTCCAGCGCCTTCCTGGACAACCTGGCGCGCGTCCTGAAGCTGGACGCAGCCGAGCGCCGGCATCTTTATCTGCTGGCCCATGAACGTCCCCCCGCTGAATCGGGCAAGACCTGGTGCGTGGTGCCACCGCCCATCCTGCGCCTGATGCATGACCTGGCGCCCCATGCGGCCTTCGTGCTGAACCTGCGCTGGGATGTGCTGGCCAGCAATGCCGCGGCCAATACCCTCTTCGGCTATGACCGCCACGCGCCCGCGCGGCGCAATCTGCTCTGGCTGCTGTATACGGACCCCGCCTTGCGCGAGACGCTGGTGGATTGGGACGCCGAGGCGCCGCGCATGCTGTCGAGTTTTCGCCGCGACTATGCGCGCGCCACGCAGGAGGCCGACATCCTGGCGCTGCTCGCCGAACTGGAAAAGGTATCGCCGGAATTCAAGCAGGGATGGCGCCAGCACGACGATGTGCATGCGCCCTGCGCCGGCGTGCGCCGCTTGCGGGTGGCCGGCAAGGCCGAACCCTTCGAACACAGCACGCTCACCATCGACGCAGACCGGCACTTGCGGCTGGTGGTCTACGCCCGCCAGGAAGCCTGA
- a CDS encoding potassium transporter Kup, giving the protein MSQAAHAATPRAALVIGALGVVYGDIGTSPLYTLRACMTLLQDFSPDTVLGVLSLLFWMLMIVVSLKYVMLILRADNRGEGGTLALLELALRGRGGRLGAVLTGLGIFGAALFYGDSMITPAISVMSALEGIGVVSHTLDDWVVPLSLAVLALLFAVQSHGTAAMGRLFGPVMIVWFLTLAALGIAQIAEHPQVLQALDPRWALCFVARDPWTGFLLLSAVVLALTGAEALYADMGHFGRPAIRRAWFVLVLPALTLCYFGQGALLLMDPGAIRNPFYLMAPGWAQWPLVVLATIATIVASQAVISGAYSVTRQAVQLGFWPRMDIQHTSAREQGQVYLPQVNRLLLVAVIALVLLFGSSEALASAYGFAVTGTMLVTTILAFAVLAHGTRGWRRVAWWTVLGFLLVLDLLLFGANAAKMHEGGWMPLTVGLAIFTLMMTWRRGRAILTEIEHRDRLPVQAFMVQLENYPPARVDGTAVFMSMREGVAPPALLHNLKHNQVLHEHVLFLTVCIRDVPYADPQERLKVDKLSASSWQAVVYYGFMEEPDVPRALEAIAQHHSEIALAPMRTSYFLSRETIVLGRKAGAMPRWLARLYAFMARNATRSTRFYRIPPNRVVEMGIQVEL; this is encoded by the coding sequence ATGAGCCAGGCCGCCCACGCCGCCACGCCGCGGGCCGCCCTGGTCATCGGTGCGCTGGGCGTGGTGTATGGCGACATCGGCACCAGCCCGCTCTATACCTTGCGCGCCTGCATGACGCTCTTGCAGGACTTCTCGCCGGACACGGTGCTGGGCGTACTGTCGCTGCTGTTCTGGATGCTGATGATCGTGGTGTCGCTGAAATACGTGATGCTCATCCTGCGCGCCGACAACCGTGGCGAAGGCGGCACGCTGGCCCTGCTGGAGCTGGCCTTGCGGGGAAGAGGAGGGCGGCTGGGCGCGGTGCTGACGGGCCTGGGCATCTTCGGCGCAGCGCTTTTCTATGGCGACAGCATGATCACGCCGGCGATCTCGGTGATGTCCGCGCTGGAGGGCATCGGCGTGGTGTCGCACACCCTGGATGATTGGGTGGTGCCCCTGTCGCTGGCGGTGCTGGCGCTGCTTTTCGCCGTGCAGTCGCATGGCACCGCAGCCATGGGCAGGCTCTTCGGCCCGGTGATGATCGTCTGGTTCCTGACGCTGGCGGCGCTGGGCATCGCGCAGATCGCCGAGCATCCGCAGGTGCTGCAGGCGCTGGATCCGCGCTGGGCGCTGTGTTTCGTGGCGCGTGATCCGTGGACGGGGTTCCTCCTGCTGAGCGCCGTGGTGCTGGCGCTGACGGGCGCCGAAGCCCTGTATGCCGACATGGGACACTTCGGCCGCCCGGCCATCCGGCGCGCCTGGTTCGTGCTGGTGCTGCCCGCGCTTACCTTGTGCTATTTCGGCCAGGGCGCGCTGCTGCTGATGGACCCCGGCGCCATCCGCAACCCCTTCTACCTGATGGCGCCGGGCTGGGCGCAATGGCCGCTGGTGGTGCTGGCGACCATCGCCACCATCGTGGCGTCGCAGGCCGTCATCTCCGGCGCCTATTCCGTGACCCGGCAAGCCGTGCAACTGGGCTTCTGGCCGCGCATGGATATCCAGCACACCTCGGCGCGCGAGCAGGGCCAGGTCTACCTGCCACAGGTCAATCGCCTGCTGCTGGTGGCCGTCATTGCGCTGGTGCTGCTGTTCGGTTCTTCCGAGGCGCTGGCCTCGGCCTATGGCTTCGCGGTCACGGGCACGATGCTGGTCACCACCATCCTGGCCTTCGCCGTGCTGGCGCACGGCACGCGCGGCTGGCGCCGGGTGGCGTGGTGGACGGTGCTGGGTTTCCTGCTGGTGCTGGACCTGCTGCTGTTCGGCGCCAATGCGGCCAAGATGCACGAGGGCGGCTGGATGCCGCTGACCGTGGGCCTGGCGATCTTCACGTTGATGATGACCTGGCGGCGCGGCCGCGCCATCCTGACCGAGATCGAGCACCGCGACCGCCTGCCGGTGCAGGCGTTCATGGTGCAGCTGGAAAACTATCCGCCTGCCCGGGTGGACGGCACGGCGGTCTTCATGAGCATGCGCGAAGGGGTCGCGCCGCCGGCGCTGCTGCACAACCTGAAGCACAACCAGGTGCTGCATGAGCACGTGCTGTTCCTGACGGTGTGCATCCGGGACGTGCCCTATGCCGATCCGCAGGAACGGCTGAAGGTCGACAAGCTCAGCGCCTCCAGCTGGCAGGCGGTGGTGTACTACGGTTTCATGGAAGAGCCCGACGTGCCGCGCGCGCTGGAAGCGATTGCGCAGCACCATTCCGAGATCGCGCTGGCGCCCATGCGGACGTCCTATTTCCTGTCGCGCGAGACCATCGTGCTGGGCAGGAAAGCCGGCGCCATGCCGCGCTGGCTGGCACGGCTGTATGCCTTCATGGCGCGCAACGCCACGCGCAGCACGCGTTTCTACCGGATTCCGCCGAACCGGGTGGTCGAGATGGGCATCCAGGTGGAGCTGTAG
- a CDS encoding sensor histidine kinase translates to MPTRSLPPSPAPRRPADPEDGARKPILPAGSLARHLVVRLLPAILLLVVLDLGAIWVITHKLDISDWVLEDIFWLMVLGQTVLLLLFAWVVVAGVRSGLRGVNHLSEAIRQRSADDLQPLDVVGLPLEMEPMVARTNELLARLEAALAAQRRFVGHAAHQLRTPLSGLKLESELMLARPLSDDVRDRAERIKSVTDRMIRLGQQLLVLARADPGIRPQDSFVRLDLCEWVRETGATWLGRARAQHIDLELIAPDTPAWIDADALLLGELLGNLIDNALRYAEGATRIRLHVGTNPPSLTVEDDGVGIPPDERERVFEAFYRSPRSAAGGSGLGLAIVREIAGAHGAFWNLVSRPEYPGTRLSVVFPGPRIGAQLTRQERSA, encoded by the coding sequence ATGCCCACGCGTTCCCTTCCCCCCTCTCCTGCGCCGCGCCGTCCCGCTGATCCCGAGGACGGCGCGCGCAAGCCCATCCTGCCCGCGGGTTCGCTGGCCCGCCACCTGGTGGTGCGGCTGTTGCCGGCCATCCTGCTGCTGGTGGTGCTGGACCTGGGGGCGATCTGGGTCATCACCCACAAGCTCGACATCTCCGACTGGGTGCTGGAGGACATCTTCTGGCTCATGGTGCTGGGACAGACGGTGCTGCTGCTGCTGTTCGCCTGGGTCGTCGTGGCCGGCGTGCGCTCGGGGCTGCGCGGCGTCAACCATCTATCCGAGGCGATCCGCCAGCGTTCCGCCGACGACCTGCAGCCGCTGGACGTGGTGGGCCTGCCGCTGGAAATGGAGCCCATGGTGGCGCGCACCAACGAATTGCTGGCGCGGCTCGAGGCCGCCCTGGCCGCGCAGCGGCGCTTCGTGGGACATGCCGCGCACCAGCTGCGCACGCCGCTCAGCGGCTTGAAACTGGAGTCCGAGCTGATGCTGGCGCGCCCGCTGTCGGACGACGTGCGCGACCGGGCCGAACGCATCAAGTCGGTCACCGACCGCATGATCCGCCTGGGGCAGCAGTTGCTGGTGCTGGCACGCGCCGACCCCGGCATCCGTCCGCAGGACAGCTTCGTGCGCCTGGACCTGTGCGAGTGGGTGCGCGAGACCGGCGCCACCTGGCTGGGCCGTGCCCGCGCGCAGCATATCGACCTGGAGTTGATCGCGCCCGACACCCCTGCCTGGATCGATGCCGATGCCTTGCTGCTGGGCGAATTGCTGGGCAACCTCATCGACAATGCCTTGCGTTATGCCGAAGGCGCGACGCGCATCCGCCTGCACGTGGGCACCAATCCGCCGTCCCTGACGGTCGAGGATGACGGCGTGGGCATTCCGCCCGATGAACGCGAGCGCGTCTTCGAGGCCTTCTATCGTTCGCCGCGCTCGGCGGCAGGCGGTTCCGGCCTGGGGCTGGCGATCGTGCGCGAGATCGCGGGCGCGCACGGCGCGTTCTGGAATCTCGTCAGCCGGCCGGAGTATCCCGGCACGCGCCTGAGCGTGGTTTTCCCCGGCCCGCGCATCGGCGCCCAGCTCACCCGGCAGGAACGCAGCGCATGA
- the argF gene encoding ornithine carbamoyltransferase: MTNVSPQNGPLRHFLQFRDLSRGEIDYVLRRAGVIKDKFKRYAPHLTLHDRTLAMVFEKASTRTRVSFEAGMYQLGGSVIHLTTNDSQLGRSEPIEDTARVVSRMVDLVMIRTFEQTRIERFASHSRVPVINGLTNEFHPCQILADIFTFIEHRGAIQGKTVAWIGDANNMSYTWVQAAELLGFRLHVSTPPGYELDATRVGGVSEDVLRQFADPREACAGAHLVTTDVWTSMGYEDENEERRKAFADWCVDAELMQLAAPDALFMHCLPAHRGEEVTGEVIDGPQSVVWDEAENRMHVQKSLMEFLLLGQQD; the protein is encoded by the coding sequence ATGACGAACGTTTCCCCCCAGAACGGCCCGCTGCGCCACTTCCTTCAATTCCGCGACCTCAGCCGCGGCGAGATCGACTACGTGCTGCGACGCGCTGGCGTCATCAAGGACAAGTTCAAGCGCTACGCGCCGCACCTGACCCTGCATGACCGCACGCTGGCCATGGTCTTCGAGAAGGCCAGCACCCGCACGCGCGTGTCGTTCGAGGCCGGCATGTACCAGCTGGGCGGCTCGGTCATCCACCTGACCACCAACGACTCGCAGCTAGGCCGCTCGGAGCCCATCGAGGACACCGCGCGCGTGGTCTCGCGCATGGTCGATCTCGTCATGATCCGCACCTTCGAGCAGACGCGCATCGAGCGCTTCGCCTCGCACTCGCGCGTGCCGGTCATCAACGGCCTGACCAACGAGTTCCATCCCTGCCAGATCCTGGCCGACATCTTCACGTTCATCGAGCACCGCGGCGCCATCCAGGGCAAGACCGTGGCCTGGATCGGCGACGCCAACAACATGTCCTACACCTGGGTGCAGGCCGCCGAGCTGCTGGGCTTCCGCCTGCACGTCTCGACGCCGCCGGGCTACGAGCTCGACGCCACGCGCGTGGGCGGCGTGTCGGAGGACGTGCTGCGCCAGTTCGCCGACCCGCGCGAGGCCTGCGCCGGCGCCCACCTGGTCACGACCGACGTCTGGACCAGCATGGGCTATGAGGACGAGAACGAGGAACGCCGCAAGGCCTTCGCCGACTGGTGCGTGGACGCCGAACTCATGCAGCTGGCCGCCCCCGACGCCCTCTTCATGCACTGCCTGCCCGCGCACCGCGGCGAGGAAGTGACGGGAGAAGTCATCGACGGCCCGCAAAGCGTGGTGTGGGACGAAGCCGAGAACCGCATGCACGTGCAGAAGTCGCTGATGGAGTTCCTGCTGCTGGGCCAGCAGGACTGA
- a CDS encoding aspartate aminotransferase family protein — translation MSSSLANIYARLPVALSHGKGVWVWDTEGRKLLDGLAGIGVSCLGHAHPKLVGAITEQAAKLIHTSNLYEVPEQTALGERIAAIAGMQEVLFANSGAEANEAAIKAARYYGHKQGNEFPHIIVMESSWHGRTLGTLAATGSEKARKGFGPLPEGFIQVPYNDLAAVAAAGDKEPRVTAVLLEALQGEGGIRPADVAYLQGLRKLCDERGWLLMLDEVQAGIGRTGKWMAYQWAGIVPDVVTLAKGLGGGVPIGAAAFAGRATGVFGPGNHGTTFGGGPLVSAAALATLQALEEEGLLENAATVGQYLQDSLAQALAGVQGVAEIRGRGLMIGIELDRPCGVLVRRALDAGLLINVTRDKVVRLLPPLILSREEADYLVGQLVPLIKQFLAEQA, via the coding sequence ATGTCTTCGTCCCTGGCCAATATCTACGCCCGCCTGCCTGTCGCCCTGTCCCACGGCAAGGGCGTCTGGGTGTGGGATACCGAGGGCCGCAAGCTGCTCGACGGCCTGGCCGGCATCGGCGTGTCCTGCCTGGGCCACGCCCACCCCAAGCTCGTGGGCGCCATCACCGAGCAGGCCGCCAAGCTCATCCACACCTCGAACCTCTACGAGGTGCCCGAGCAGACCGCCCTGGGCGAGCGCATCGCCGCCATCGCCGGCATGCAGGAAGTGCTCTTCGCCAACAGCGGCGCCGAAGCCAACGAAGCGGCCATCAAGGCCGCCCGCTACTACGGCCACAAGCAAGGCAATGAATTCCCCCACATCATCGTGATGGAGTCGTCGTGGCACGGCCGCACGCTGGGCACGCTGGCCGCCACCGGCAGCGAGAAGGCGCGCAAGGGCTTCGGCCCCCTGCCCGAAGGCTTCATCCAGGTGCCGTACAACGACCTGGCCGCCGTCGCCGCCGCTGGCGACAAGGAACCGCGCGTCACCGCCGTGCTGCTGGAAGCCCTGCAGGGCGAAGGCGGCATCCGCCCGGCCGACGTGGCCTACCTGCAAGGCCTGCGCAAGCTGTGCGACGAGCGCGGCTGGCTGCTGATGCTCGACGAAGTGCAGGCCGGCATCGGCCGCACGGGCAAGTGGATGGCCTACCAATGGGCAGGCATCGTGCCGGACGTCGTCACGCTGGCCAAGGGCCTGGGCGGCGGCGTGCCCATCGGCGCGGCTGCCTTCGCGGGCCGCGCCACCGGCGTCTTCGGTCCCGGCAACCACGGCACCACCTTCGGCGGCGGGCCACTGGTCAGCGCGGCAGCGCTGGCCACGCTGCAGGCCCTGGAAGAAGAAGGCCTGCTGGAGAATGCCGCCACCGTCGGCCAATACCTGCAGGACAGCCTGGCGCAGGCGCTTGCCGGCGTGCAGGGCGTGGCCGAGATCCGCGGCCGCGGCCTCATGATCGGCATCGAGCTCGACCGCCCCTGCGGCGTGCTGGTGCGCCGCGCGCTGGATGCGGGCCTGCTCATCAACGTCACGCGCGACAAGGTCGTGCGCCTGTTGCCGCCCCTCATCCTTTCCCGCGAAGAAGCCGACTACCTCGTCGGCCAGCTCGTGCCGCTGATCAAGCAATTCCTGGCCGAACAAGCCTGA
- a CDS encoding MFS transporter, whose product MAVVVLVALGAFALGMASYMTAGLIPLIQSSFAVPLAVAAQLVTAFTLAYGLGSPVAVAVLPPRGQRTALLVSLAIFVAANAASALAGSLSALLLARAAAGVGAGVYLALGIGAAAAVAPPARRGQAIAIIMGGMASGTVLGVPLSLLLAGWLGWQAAFWLVAALGALACAGLAARLPALPLAAALPLSRKLALLADRQVLAILAVSLLAAIASLGLYTYLAALLVPGEGSGSVSLTASLWVWGLGGIVGSFLVGLLADRVRAPWLTLGIMVLLAMALSVLPLAVGVSPWGALLPIAVWGAVGWALQVPQNKLLVQCRERQGDGNVAVALNESALYLGSALGAAGGGLMLAVQWPAWSLATGAAAVAALGALLQAACLRGLAR is encoded by the coding sequence ATGGCGGTGGTCGTCCTGGTCGCCCTGGGCGCCTTCGCGCTGGGCATGGCCTCGTACATGACCGCGGGGCTCATCCCCCTGATCCAGTCCTCGTTCGCCGTGCCATTGGCCGTGGCCGCGCAGCTCGTCACGGCCTTCACGCTGGCCTATGGCCTGGGGTCGCCCGTGGCCGTGGCGGTATTGCCCCCGCGAGGCCAGCGCACTGCGTTGCTGGTGTCGCTGGCGATATTCGTGGCGGCAAATGCCGCCAGTGCCCTGGCGGGCAGCCTGTCCGCGCTGCTGCTGGCGCGCGCGGCGGCTGGCGTGGGGGCGGGCGTCTATCTGGCGCTGGGCATCGGTGCGGCGGCCGCGGTCGCACCGCCTGCCAGGCGTGGGCAGGCCATTGCGATCATCATGGGCGGCATGGCCAGCGGCACCGTGCTGGGCGTGCCGCTGAGCCTGTTGCTGGCCGGGTGGCTCGGATGGCAGGCGGCCTTCTGGCTGGTCGCCGCCTTGGGCGCATTGGCCTGCGCGGGGCTGGCCGCGCGATTGCCGGCCCTGCCGCTTGCGGCCGCCTTGCCCCTGTCGCGCAAGCTTGCCTTGTTGGCCGACAGGCAGGTGCTGGCGATCCTGGCGGTATCGCTGCTGGCCGCCATCGCAAGCCTGGGGCTCTATACCTATCTGGCTGCCTTGCTGGTGCCGGGGGAGGGCAGCGGTTCAGTGTCCTTGACGGCATCGCTGTGGGTGTGGGGCCTGGGCGGCATCGTGGGGAGTTTCCTGGTGGGACTCCTGGCCGACCGGGTCCGTGCGCCATGGCTGACGCTCGGCATCATGGTCTTGCTGGCCATGGCCCTGTCCGTGCTGCCGCTGGCCGTGGGCGTGAGCCCCTGGGGGGCGCTGTTGCCGATCGCGGTGTGGGGCGCCGTCGGCTGGGCATTGCAGGTGCCGCAGAACAAGCTGCTTGTGCAATGCCGCGAGCGGCAGGGGGATGGCAACGTGGCGGTGGCCTTGAACGAGTCAGCCCTGTATCTCGGTAGTGCATTGGGCGCGGCGGGGGGGGGCCTCATGCTGGCGGTGCAGTGGCCGGCGTGGTCGCTTGCCACCGGGGCCGCCGCCGTGGCGGCGCTGGGGGCCTTGCTGCAGGCGGCCTGCCTGCGGGGCCTGGCGCGCTGA